From the Primulina tabacum isolate GXHZ01 chromosome 15, ASM2559414v2, whole genome shotgun sequence genome, one window contains:
- the LOC142525948 gene encoding uncharacterized protein LOC142525948 — protein sequence MALTAKNKLGFVDNSIQRPHSDDLLYDAWLRCNSTVISWILNSVAKEIPDSLMYIPTAYEIWIDLRDRFHQSNAPRIFQIKKLLNGLHQGSMDVTTYYTRLRTLWDELKDFQPVYVCNCGSMKDWENFQNQECVMQFLMGLNESYAQIRAQILMTDLIPIISKTFSLVVQEERQRSIQQESISFQMDSNTPVPRSPHVAALKSFSNVKGNRYDKFVCSQCDGVGHTVDKCYNLHGYLPSHPKYKSKQYPSKAAAHQAGGLTND from the coding sequence ATGGCGCTTACAGCCAAAAATAAGCTCGGTTTCGTGGATAATTCAATTCAACGTCCACATTCTGACGATCTCTTGTACGACGCTTGGCTACGCTGCAATTCCACGGTGATTTCGTGGATTCTCAACTCTGTTGCTAAGGAAATACCTGATAGCTTGATGTACATACCGACTGCCTATGAAATATGGATTGATCTGCGCGATAGGTTCCACCAGAGCAATGCACCGCGGATTTTTCAGATTAAGAAGTTGTTAAATGGATTGCACCAAGGATCGATGGATGTAACTACTTATTACACTCGCCTAAGGACACTCTGGGATGAGTTGAAGGACTTTCAACCAGTTTATGTGTGCAATTGTGGATCAATGAAGGATTGGGAAAATTTTCAGAATCAGGAATGTGTTATGCAATTTTTAATGGGTTTGAATGAGTCATATGCTCAAATTCGCGCACAAATCCTAATGACGGACCTTATCCCTATCATTTCAAAGACCTTCTCATTGGTTGTGCAAGAAGAGAGACAACGCTCCATACAACAAGAGAGCATTTCTTTCCAAATGGATTCGAATACACCAGTGCCACGCTCACCTCATGTTGCTGCTCTTAAGTCTTTCTCGAATGTCAAAGGAAATAGGTATGACAAGTTTGTATGCTCTCAATGTGATGGGGTCGGACATACTGTAGATAAGTGCTATAATTTACATGGTTATCTACCTAGTCATCCTAAGTACAAGAGCAAGCAATATCCAAGCAAAGCAGCTGCCCACCAAGCCGGGGGACTTACTAATGATTAA